Proteins found in one Muntiacus reevesi chromosome 2, mMunRee1.1, whole genome shotgun sequence genomic segment:
- the EMILIN3 gene encoding EMILIN-3 — MGRRRLPVWLCAVAALLSGAQAKGTPLLARPAPPGASRYSLYTTGWRPRLRPGPHKALCAYVVHRNVTCVLQEGAESYLKAEYRQCGWGPKCPGTVTYRSVLRPRYKVGYKTVTDLAWRCCPGLAGEGCPEHLTDHEATPPQPEPETQSPSGQMGPGPRPLPSSRVAPSPHGRKGPGLFGERLERLEGDVQRLAQAYGTLSGLVARREDPSRMTGGPRAPAAPVGFGVIPEGFVSPRDRAGRPLSPPLEEILSKVTEVSNTLRTKVQLLDKVHGLALGHEAHLQRLREAPPSPLTSLALLDEYVDRRLHRLWGSLLDGFEQKLQGVQSACDLRVQEVQQQCEEGQAASRRLHQSLDGRELALRRELSQLGTRLQGLSVASGGSCCGQLAFIRARVDSLERNLQAVIEAQRGHGAPDGDDLTRLSAAMLEAGMDGLPEGVETANGTGGGAGGCCLGTEEGGWGARGFHTMLEERVQRLEERLVTLAGEPSHDRAPPSRPARPLVQTELAVLEQRLVSLETSCTPSTTSAVLDKLGAEVKAWQSRSESLLRQVASHAILLQQLNGTVAEVQGQLAEAMGSSLQGEITLLKVNLNSVSKSLTGLSDSVSQYSDAFLAANTSLDERERKVEAEVHAIQEQVSSQGSQLRADHRQVLSLRGELEQLRASMAEVAGGLSRCQNTAQELRHAVGHFDQRVAQVEGACRRLGLLAAGLDSLPAESLGPREGLWDHVDQLNRTLAQHAKDIARLRDDLLDCRAQLAERVRPGQAN, encoded by the exons ATGGGCCGCCGCCGCCTGCCGGTCTGGCTGTGCGCCGTGGCGGCGCTGCTCTCGGGGGCGCAGGCCAAGGGCACCCCGCTCCTCGCGCGACCCGCGCCGCCGGGTGCTTCCCGCTACAGCCTCTACACGACGGGATGGCGCCCGCGGCTGCGCCCGGGGCCGCACAA GGCCCTCTGTGCCTACGTTGTACACAGGAATGTGACCTGCGTCCTACAGGAGGGAGCGGAGAGCTACCTAAAGGCTGAATACCGGCAGTGCGGCTGGGGGCCCAAGTGCCCCGGGACAGTCAC GTACCGCTCGGTGCTCAGACCCAGATACAAGGTGGGCTACAAGACGGTGACGGACCTCGCCTGGCGTTGTTGCCCTGGCCTCGCTGGAGAAGGCTGTCCCGAACACCTCACGGACCACGAGGCCACACCACCTCAGCCAGAGCCTGAGACCCAGAGTCCCTCGGGGCAGATGGGCCCAGGCCCCAGACCCCTTCCTTCCAGTCGAGTGGCCCCAAGCCCCCATG GAAGGAAAGGCCCAGGGCTGTTTGGTGAACGGCTGGAACGCCTGGAGGGTGACGTCCAGCGCCTGGCACAAGCATATGGTACCCTCAGCGGCCTGGTGGCCAGGCGTGAAGACCCCAGTAGGATGACTGGTGGGCCCAGGGCTCCTGCTGCCCCCGTGGGCTTTGGGGTCATCCCCGAGGGCTTTGTGAGCCCCCGAGACAGAGCTGGAAGACCGCTCAGCCCACCCCTGGAGGAGATCCTGAGCAAGGTGACCGAGGTGAGCAACACACTCCGGACCAAGGTGCAGCTGCTGGACAAGGTGCATGGGCTGGCCCTCGGCCACGAGGCTCACCTGCAGCGACTGCGGGAGGCACCCCCGtcccccctcacctccctggCGCTGCTGGACGAGTACGTGGACCGACGGCTGCACCGGCTCTGGGGCAGCCTGCTGGACGGCTTCGAGCAGAAGCTGCAGGGCGTCCAGAGCGCGTGCGACCTGCGCGTGCAGGAGGTGCAGCAGCAGTGTGAGGAGGGCCAGGCGGCCAGCCGGAGGCTGCACCAGAGCCTCGACGGCCGAGAGCTGGCCCTGCGCCGGGAACTCTCACAGCTGGGTACCCGGCTGCAAGGCCTGAGTGTGGCCAGCGGGGGCAGCTGCTGCGGGCAGCTGGCTTTCATCAGAGCCCGCGTGGACAGCCTCGAGAGGAACCTGCAGGCTGTGATCGAGGCCCAGCGGGGCCACGGCGCCCCCGATGGGGATGACCTCACGCGGCTATCTGCCGCCATGCTCGAGGCGGGCATGGATGGGCTGCCAGAGGGCGTGGAGACCGCCAACGGGACAGGGGGTGGAGCCGGGGGCTGTTGTCTGGGGACGGAGGAGGGGGGCTGGGGCGCACGCGGCTTCCACACCATGCTGGAAGAGCGCGTTCAGAGGCTGGAGGAACGCCTGGTGACGCTGGCTGGGGAGCCGAGCCACGACCGCGCCCCTCCAAGCAGGCCGGCTCGGCCCCTCGTGCAGACGGAGCTGGCCGTGCTGGAGCAGAGGCTGGTTTCGCTGGAGACCTCGTGTACCCCCAGCACCACCTCCGCTGTCCTGGACAAGCTTGGGGCCGAGGTGAAGGCCTGGCAGAGTCGGAGCGAGTCCCTGTTGCGCCAGGTGGCCAGTCACGCCATCCTGCTCCAGCAGCTCAATGGCACCGTGGCCGAGGTCCAGGGGCAGCTGGCGGAAGCGATGGGCAGCTCCCTCCAAGGCGAGATCACCCTGCTCAAGGTCAACCTGAACTCTGTGAGCAAGTCGCTCACGGGCCTCAGTGACTCCGTCAGCCAGTATTCCGATGCCTTCTTGGCCGCCAACACCTCCCTGGATGAGCGGGAACGCAAGGTGGAGGCCGAGGTCCATGCCATCCAGGAGCAGGTCAGCAGCCAAGGCTCGCAGCTTCGGGCTGATCACAGGCAGGTCCTGAGCCTGCGGGGGGAGCTGGAGCAGCTCAGGGCCAGCATGGCCGAGGTGGCTGGCGGACTGAGCCGCTGCCAGAACACGGCCCAGGAGCTCCGGCACGCGGTGGGCCACTTCGATCAGAGGGTGGCCCAAGTGGAAGGTGCCTGCAGGAGGCTGGGCCTGCTGGCCGCAGGCCTGGACAGCTTGCCAGCTGAGTCGCTGGGGCCCAGGGAGGGCCTGTGGGACCATGTGGACCAGCTGAATCGCACGCTGGCCCAGCACGCCAAGGACATCGCCCGCCTCCGGGATGACCTGCTGGACTGCCGCGCCCAGCTGGCTGAGCGGGTGCGGCCGGGGCAGGCCAATTAG